A genomic stretch from Oryzias latipes chromosome 24, ASM223467v1 includes:
- the zbtb25 gene encoding zinc finger and BTB domain-containing protein 25 produces the protein MEVSSHSLFLLQQLNVQREFGFLCDCTVAIGNVYFKAHRAVLAAFSNYFKMIFIHQSSECIKIQPTDIQPDVFSYLLHIMYTGMCPKQPVDQSRLQEGIKFLHAYQLCRKPGEATADAAADAVRMSNLYGIQISSQLANKGVPGVPKATTVSRGTPEDGSSMDRGVRSHSQLSLAVGLEGVHSDPQALRNICSVASGDDSDISARIKQECVEEEDGEGREGTVVGSPGQGCSPSQGPLAEPKEHALVLLCPRCGERCSSPEGLQEHLFSHALNPARLIEGLSQGGELDAGVEEGPPGAQEQLDAGCLEEALRQSQALANQLAAELRRSRGGGGSNSPAPTTLHSRKRKIACAVCSLRFTHKSQLQEHMYTHTGKPGRYHRYGRLCSQLFQSSTHFCEGGTDAGGASALSEDANRDAQDNGSSCYSLDSEVSQESVDGVPVE, from the exons ATGGAGGTGTCGTCTCACAGcctcttcctgctgcagcagctcaaCGTGCAAAGAGAGTTTGGCTTTCTTTGTGACTGTACCGTTGCCATCGGAAACGTCTACTTCAAAGCTCATCGAGCTGTGCTGGCCGCCTTTTCCAACTACTTCAAAATGATCTTCATCCATCAGTCCAG TGAGTGCATAAAGATTCAACCCACCGACATCCAGCCGGACGTTTTCAGCTATCTCCTACACATCATGTACACAGGCATGTGTCCCAAACAGCCTGTAGACCAGAGCCGGCTCCAAGAGGGCATCAAGTTCCTCCACGCCTACCAGCTGTGCCGGAAACCCGGTGAGGCCACCgcagatgctgctgcagatgcAGTCCGCATGTCAAATCTGTACGGCATCCAGATATCCTCCCAGCTAGCCAACAAGGGGGTGCCAGGAGTTCCCAAGGCAACGACGGTGTCCCGCGGCACCCCTGAGGATGGAAGTTCCATGGACCGTGGGGTAAGGTCCCATTCGCAGCTGTCGCTCGCCGTTGGACTGGAAGGGGTTCATTCTGACCCGCAGGCGCTGCGGAACATCTGCTCCGTGGCTTCTGGAGACGACTCGGACATCTCGGCTCGCATCAAGCAGGAATGTGTGGAGGAGGAAGACGGCGAGGGAAGAGAAGGTACTGTTGTGGGTTCTCCGGGTCAAGGGTGTAGTCCAAGCCAGGGGCCCCTCGCTGAACCCAAAGAGCACGCACTCGTCTTGCTATGTCCTCGATGTGGGGAGCGCTGTTCATCCCCAGAAGGCCTGCAGGAGCATCTGTTTAGCCATGCCCTCAACCCCGCCCGTCTAATAGAGGGGCTTTCACAGGGTGGAGAGCTGGACGCTGGTGTGGAGGAAGGTCCTCCTGGGGCCCAGGAGCAGCTGGATGCAGGGTGTCTGGAGGAGGCGCTCAGGCAAAGCCAGGCACTCGCCAACCAACTGGCAGCGGAGTTGAGAAGGAGCCGGGGGGGAGGAGGTAgtaacagccccgcccccaccacTCTGCACTCACGTAAACGGAAGATTGCCTGCGCCGTCTGCAGCTTGCGCTTCACCCACAAGAGCCAGCTGCAGGAGCACATGTACACCCACACCGGCAAGCCCGGACGTTACCACCGCTACGGCCGCCTCTGCAGCCAGCTGTTCCAGAGCTCCACCCACTTCTGTGAGGGTGGGACAGACGCGGGGGGAGCCTCGGCACTCTCTGAGGACGCCAACAGGGATGCTCAGGACAACGGCAGCTCCTGCTACTCACTGGACTCGGAGGTCTCCCAGGAGAGCGTGGATGGCGTTCCTGTTGAGTGA